A region from the Sulfitobacter sp. D7 genome encodes:
- the mutS gene encoding DNA mismatch repair protein MutS, protein MMAQYLELKADHADALLFYRMGDFYEMFFDDAVAAAEALDIALTKRGKHQGKDIAMCGVPVHAAEGYLLTLIRKGFRVAVCEQMESPAEAKKRGYKSVVKRDVVRLVTPGTLTEESLLEARRHNYLAAFAEVRDACAMAWVDISTGAFHVMPLAQVRLGPELARLSPSELIVSEAKESELHEVVSDFGIALTGLARSAFDSTSAEKRVCDLFDIATLEAFGSFTRAEVSAMGAVIEYLTITQRGKLPLLRPPQKEAEARTVQIDAATRRNLELTHSLNGGRGGSLLSIMDNTVTAGGARLLERRISSPSRVVDVVSARADAVSFAHENARLAEDMRRRLRNVPDLDRALSRLSLDRGGPRELAAIRNGLIEAEALHQSLTQQELPDLLREAAEGLQGHGDLIDLLDQALVAEPPLMVRDGGFIAPGHDGDLDAARELRDEGRGVIAGMQQQFVSDTGISSLKIKHNNVLGYFVECTATHAEKMLSPPLSETFIHRQTTANQVRFTTVELSELETKILNAGNHAQEIEKRLYESLRSAILEHAAEIGQTSAGLAEVDLATGLADLARSENWTRPRVDMSRAFDIKGGRHPVVERALTQQSGEPFIANDCDLSAEGEAANIWLLTGPNMAGKSTFLRQNALIALMAQMGSFVPASSAHIGVISQLFSRVGASDDLARGRSTFMVEMVETAAILNQADDRALVILDEIGRGTATYDGLSIAWATLEHLHDVNRTRALFATHYHEMTALAGKLPGVDNATVAVKEWEGEVVFLHEVRKGAADRSYGVQVAQLAGLPAPVIARARVVLEALEKGEREGGATQKTLIDDLPLFAVSPTPQPKPATTSAVEERLKEIIPDELSPREALELIYKLKEAAKS, encoded by the coding sequence ATGATGGCGCAATATCTTGAGCTTAAAGCGGACCACGCGGATGCGCTGCTGTTCTACCGCATGGGCGATTTTTACGAGATGTTTTTCGACGATGCCGTGGCCGCTGCCGAAGCGCTGGACATCGCGCTGACCAAACGCGGCAAGCATCAGGGCAAGGACATCGCCATGTGTGGCGTGCCGGTCCATGCTGCCGAAGGCTATCTGTTGACGCTGATCCGCAAGGGCTTTCGCGTGGCGGTCTGCGAGCAGATGGAAAGCCCCGCCGAGGCCAAGAAACGCGGCTATAAGTCAGTCGTGAAACGCGATGTGGTGCGGCTGGTGACACCCGGCACCCTGACCGAAGAGAGCCTGCTGGAAGCCCGCCGTCACAACTACCTCGCGGCCTTTGCCGAGGTCCGTGACGCCTGCGCGATGGCATGGGTCGATATATCGACCGGCGCATTCCACGTGATGCCCTTGGCGCAGGTTCGTCTGGGGCCGGAACTGGCCCGCCTCTCGCCGTCTGAATTGATCGTCTCTGAGGCGAAAGAGAGTGAATTGCACGAAGTCGTCTCTGATTTCGGGATCGCGTTGACGGGCTTGGCCCGCTCGGCCTTTGACAGCACCAGCGCGGAAAAGCGGGTCTGCGACCTGTTTGATATCGCGACGCTTGAGGCATTCGGCAGCTTCACACGCGCGGAAGTGTCGGCCATGGGAGCGGTAATAGAATACCTAACAATCACGCAACGCGGCAAGCTGCCCCTGCTCCGCCCCCCGCAGAAAGAGGCCGAAGCGCGTACCGTACAGATCGACGCGGCAACCCGGCGCAATCTGGAACTGACGCATTCTCTGAATGGCGGACGCGGCGGGTCTTTGCTGTCGATCATGGACAATACCGTCACTGCCGGGGGCGCGCGCCTGCTGGAACGGCGGATCTCAAGCCCCTCGCGGGTCGTTGACGTGGTGTCCGCCCGCGCCGATGCGGTCAGCTTTGCCCATGAGAATGCCCGTCTTGCCGAAGACATGCGCCGTCGGCTGCGCAATGTTCCGGACCTCGACCGCGCATTGTCGCGACTTTCGCTTGACCGGGGCGGCCCGCGTGAACTTGCCGCGATCCGCAACGGGTTGATCGAAGCCGAGGCTTTACACCAGAGCCTAACACAACAGGAACTGCCAGATCTGCTGCGCGAGGCCGCCGAAGGTTTGCAGGGTCATGGCGACCTCATCGACCTGCTGGATCAAGCCTTAGTCGCCGAACCGCCGCTGATGGTGCGGGATGGCGGCTTCATCGCGCCCGGTCACGATGGAGACCTCGACGCCGCGCGCGAGTTGCGCGACGAAGGGCGCGGCGTAATCGCGGGCATGCAGCAGCAATTTGTTTCTGACACGGGGATTTCCTCGCTCAAGATCAAGCATAACAATGTCTTGGGCTATTTCGTCGAATGCACCGCGACCCATGCGGAAAAAATGCTCTCTCCGCCGCTGTCAGAGACCTTTATCCACCGTCAGACAACGGCGAACCAAGTGCGGTTCACCACCGTCGAACTGTCTGAGTTGGAGACGAAAATCCTCAACGCTGGCAACCATGCGCAGGAGATCGAAAAACGGCTCTACGAAAGCCTTCGGAGTGCCATTTTGGAACATGCAGCAGAGATTGGCCAAACCTCTGCCGGGCTGGCCGAGGTCGACCTTGCGACAGGTCTGGCCGATCTTGCGCGGAGCGAGAATTGGACCCGCCCGCGCGTTGATATGTCTCGGGCATTCGACATCAAAGGCGGGCGGCATCCGGTGGTTGAGCGCGCTTTGACCCAACAATCGGGCGAGCCTTTCATCGCCAATGACTGCGACCTTAGTGCCGAGGGCGAAGCCGCGAACATCTGGCTGCTGACCGGCCCGAACATGGCCGGTAAATCGACCTTCCTGCGGCAGAACGCCCTGATTGCGCTGATGGCGCAAATGGGCAGTTTCGTGCCCGCAAGCTCGGCCCATATCGGCGTTATCAGCCAGCTTTTCAGCCGCGTCGGCGCGTCGGACGATCTGGCGCGCGGGCGCTCGACCTTCATGGTGGAGATGGTCGAAACCGCCGCGATCCTGAACCAAGCGGATGACCGCGCCTTGGTCATCCTTGATGAAATTGGCCGCGGCACGGCCACTTATGATGGCCTCTCTATCGCTTGGGCGACGCTGGAACATCTGCACGACGTTAACCGGACACGGGCGCTGTTTGCCACGCACTATCATGAAATGACGGCGCTGGCGGGCAAGCTGCCGGGTGTCGACAATGCCACGGTAGCGGTCAAGGAATGGGAGGGCGAGGTCGTCTTTCTCCATGAGGTGCGCAAAGGCGCGGCAGACCGGTCTTACGGGGTGCAGGTCGCGCAACTGGCGGGCCTGCCTGCGCCGGTGATCGCACGCGCCCGCGTGGTGCTGGAGGCGCTGGAAAAAGGCGAGCGCGAAGGCGGCGCGACGCAAAAGACCCTGATCGACGATCTGCCGCTGTTCGCCGTCAGCCCGACTCCTCAGCCGAAGCCCGCGACGACATCGGCTGTCGAGGAAAGGCTGAAAGAGATCATCCCCGATGAACTCTCCCCCCGTGAAGCGCTTGAGCTGATCTACAAACTGAAAGAGGCGGCCAAATCCTGA
- a CDS encoding nucleotide exchange factor GrpE, with protein sequence MAEPKENDFLDEIDSAEAEEYAEDMAEIDEEALAVEELRAERDQYRDRFMRALADAENARKRSDKDRREAENYGGSKLARDMLPVYDNMKRALETTTEEQKEAFGPLLEGVELTMRELLNVFKKHGIEVIAPEVGDKFDPKHHEAMFEAPVPGTVAGEIIQVAAEGFMLHDRLLRPAQVGVSSTPAS encoded by the coding sequence ATGGCAGAGCCGAAAGAAAACGACTTTTTGGACGAGATCGACAGCGCCGAAGCTGAAGAATACGCCGAAGACATGGCCGAGATCGACGAAGAAGCCCTTGCGGTGGAAGAGTTGCGCGCCGAGCGTGACCAATACCGCGACCGTTTCATGCGCGCGCTGGCCGATGCCGAGAACGCGCGCAAACGCTCCGACAAGGATCGGCGCGAGGCCGAGAACTACGGTGGCTCCAAGCTCGCCCGTGACATGCTGCCGGTCTACGACAACATGAAGCGTGCGCTGGAAACCACCACCGAAGAGCAGAAAGAGGCTTTTGGCCCGCTGCTGGAAGGTGTGGAGCTGACGATGCGCGAGTTGCTGAACGTCTTTAAAAAGCACGGCATCGAAGTGATCGCACCCGAAGTGGGCGACAAGTTCGACCCCAAGCATCACGAAGCGATGTTCGAAGCCCCGGTGCCCGGCACCGTCGCGGGCGAGATCATTCAGGTCGCCGCCGAAGGCTTCATGCTGCACGACCGTCTGCTGCGCCCCGCACAGGTTGGGGTGTCTTCGACCCCGGCGAGCTAA
- the hrcA gene encoding heat-inducible transcriptional repressor HrcA: MKNTPELLKDMNDRSREVFRRVVEGYLESGDPVGSRTLTRDFSEKVSAATIRNVMQDLEYMGLLDSPHVSAGRIPTQLGLRMFVDGMIEIGDPTELDREKIDATLGNNSSDVGGLLDRIGSALSGVTHGASLVLTPKHEAPIKHIEFVSLSPDRALVVLVFSDGHVENRLFTPPPGQTPSSMREAANFLNAFVEGKTLSELQRSIKQEIAKRRQEIDVLAQQLVESGAVLWDAEGEHSERLIVRGRSNLLSGEGEAEDLDRIRSLFDDLERKRDIAEFLELAEDGDGVRIFIGSENKLFSLSGSSLVVSPYMNADRKVIGAVGVIGPTRLNYGRIVPIVNYTAQLVGKLISDRN; the protein is encoded by the coding sequence ATGAAAAACACGCCTGAATTGCTGAAAGACATGAACGACCGGTCCCGCGAAGTGTTTCGCCGGGTGGTCGAAGGCTATCTGGAAAGTGGCGATCCCGTCGGGTCGCGCACGCTGACGCGCGACTTCAGTGAAAAGGTTTCGGCAGCGACGATCCGCAATGTGATGCAGGATCTCGAATACATGGGGCTGCTCGACAGCCCGCATGTCTCGGCCGGGCGGATTCCAACCCAATTGGGGCTGCGGATGTTCGTCGATGGCATGATTGAGATCGGCGACCCGACAGAGTTGGACCGCGAAAAGATCGACGCGACGCTGGGCAATAACTCGTCCGATGTGGGCGGGCTTTTGGACCGGATTGGCTCTGCCTTGTCGGGGGTAACGCATGGCGCCTCCCTTGTGCTGACGCCGAAGCACGAAGCGCCGATAAAGCATATCGAATTCGTCTCTCTGTCACCTGATAGGGCCTTGGTTGTGCTCGTCTTTTCCGATGGCCATGTGGAAAACCGGCTTTTCACGCCTCCGCCGGGGCAAACGCCCAGTTCGATGCGCGAGGCGGCGAATTTTCTGAATGCTTTCGTTGAGGGCAAGACCCTCAGCGAATTGCAACGCAGCATCAAACAAGAGATCGCCAAACGCCGTCAGGAGATTGACGTCTTGGCCCAGCAACTGGTCGAGAGCGGTGCCGTGCTCTGGGACGCAGAAGGGGAGCATTCCGAACGCTTGATTGTCCGGGGCCGGTCGAATCTGCTGAGCGGAGAGGGGGAAGCCGAAGACCTCGACCGTATCCGCAGCCTCTTTGATGACCTTGAGCGCAAGCGAGACATCGCCGAATTCCTCGAACTGGCCGAAGACGGGGACGGTGTACGCATTTTTATCGGCTCCGAAAACAAACTTTTCTCACTTTCGGGTTCCTCTCTGGTCGTTTCCCCTTATATGAACGCTGATCGTAAGGTGATCGGCGCCGTGGGTGTCATTGGCCCGACACGCTTAAATTATGGACGTATCGTGCCGATTGTGAACTACACGGCACAACTGGTGGGAAAGCTGATTTCCGACCGGAACTAG
- the rph gene encoding ribonuclease PH — translation MRPSGRKLDEMRAVSIETGFTKHAEGSALIKMGDTHVLCTATIEDRVPPFIKGSGLGWVTAEYGMLPRATNTRMRREAASGKQGGRTVEIQRLIGRALRAGVDRSALGERQITVDCDVLQADGGTRCASITGGWIALRLAVNKLMKAGDVVSDPLVDPVAAVSCGIYAGQPVLDLDYPEDSEAGVDGNFIMTGSGKLIEVQMSAEGSTYTRDQMNQLMDLAEKGVGELAAIQKSVTA, via the coding sequence ATGCGTCCCTCTGGCCGGAAACTCGATGAAATGCGCGCCGTCTCGATCGAGACAGGTTTCACCAAACACGCCGAAGGGTCGGCCCTGATCAAGATGGGCGACACCCATGTGCTGTGCACCGCCACGATCGAAGACCGCGTGCCGCCGTTTATCAAAGGCTCCGGTCTGGGTTGGGTCACCGCCGAATACGGCATGCTGCCCCGCGCTACCAATACACGAATGCGCCGTGAGGCCGCGTCGGGCAAGCAAGGGGGCCGCACGGTCGAGATCCAGCGCCTGATCGGTCGTGCCCTGCGCGCCGGTGTCGACCGCTCCGCTCTGGGAGAGCGTCAGATCACTGTCGATTGTGACGTGCTTCAGGCCGATGGCGGCACCCGCTGCGCGTCGATCACCGGCGGTTGGATTGCCCTGCGGTTGGCCGTGAACAAACTGATGAAAGCGGGCGATGTCGTCTCTGATCCGCTGGTTGATCCGGTCGCCGCGGTAAGCTGTGGCATCTATGCAGGACAGCCGGTGCTTGACCTCGACTATCCCGAAGACTCTGAGGCCGGCGTTGACGGTAACTTCATCATGACCGGGTCCGGCAAGCTGATCGAAGTCCAGATGAGCGCCGAAGGCTCTACCTATACGCGCGACCAGATGAACCAGCTGATGGATCTGGCCGAAAAAGGCGTCGGCGAACTGGCCGCGATTCAGAAATCGGTCACCGCATGA
- the rdgB gene encoding RdgB/HAM1 family non-canonical purine NTP pyrophosphatase — MTRKFTESRILIATHNAGKLDEMRQLFAPHGVEVVGAAEMSLPEPAETETTFVGNARIKAHAAAKATGMPALADDSGIEVEALANAPGVYTADWAETENGRDFIMAMTKTRDLLEEKNAPYPRRARFCATLVLAWPDGHDEVFAGKVNGSLVWPMRGEQGHGYDPMFQPDGHDITFAEMDAEQKNSISHRADAFAKLIAGCFG; from the coding sequence ATGACACGCAAGTTCACCGAAAGCCGGATCCTGATCGCCACCCATAACGCGGGCAAACTGGACGAAATGCGCCAGCTTTTCGCGCCCCACGGGGTAGAGGTCGTCGGCGCGGCAGAGATGAGCCTGCCCGAGCCCGCGGAGACCGAGACCACATTCGTTGGCAACGCCCGGATCAAGGCACATGCGGCGGCTAAGGCCACCGGCATGCCCGCCTTGGCCGACGATTCCGGCATTGAGGTCGAAGCGCTGGCCAACGCCCCCGGTGTCTATACTGCCGACTGGGCAGAGACCGAGAATGGCCGCGATTTCATCATGGCCATGACCAAAACGCGCGACCTGCTGGAGGAAAAAAACGCCCCCTACCCGCGCCGCGCCCGCTTTTGCGCGACGCTGGTGCTGGCTTGGCCCGATGGCCACGACGAAGTCTTTGCGGGTAAGGTAAATGGCTCGCTGGTTTGGCCCATGCGGGGTGAACAAGGGCATGGCTATGACCCGATGTTCCAACCCGATGGGCATGACATCACATTCGCCGAGATGGACGCGGAACAGAAAAACAGCATCAGCCACCGCGCCGATGCTTTTGCGAAATTGATTGCGGGCTGTTTTGGCTGA
- the hemW gene encoding radical SAM family heme chaperone HemW — protein MAEDWQQGGFGLYIHWPFCEAKCPYCDFNSHVSRRIDQTAWRDAYLAELQRAADETPGRVLNAVFFGGGTPSLMDPDVVADIIAAIRRHWPTANDLEITLEANPGSVEAGRFAAYRQAGVSRVSMGIQALNDSDLKRLGRLHSTKEALTAFDIARNTFERVSFDLIYGRQDQTAAQWEAELKQALSLAIDHISLYQLTIEQGTAFDDRYARGKLRGLPDEDLGADMFTLTHDICNDMGMPAYEVSNHARDGAQSRHNLIYWRYGDYIGIGPGAHGRLTLGGQKLATVAYSNPQRWLDGVAKGEAEKPRAAISRSEQATEFLLMGLRLKEGVDLVRYADIAGHEIDEKAVDHLQDIGMAKREGGRLTVSDQGVIVLNAVIETLLP, from the coding sequence TTGGCTGAAGATTGGCAACAGGGCGGCTTCGGCCTCTATATCCACTGGCCATTTTGCGAGGCAAAGTGCCCCTATTGTGACTTCAACAGCCATGTCAGCCGCCGGATCGACCAAACCGCCTGGCGTGATGCCTATCTGGCAGAGCTCCAGAGAGCGGCGGATGAGACACCGGGCCGCGTCCTCAACGCAGTCTTTTTCGGGGGCGGCACACCCAGCCTGATGGACCCGGATGTCGTGGCCGATATCATTGCCGCGATCCGGCGGCACTGGCCCACCGCAAATGATCTGGAGATCACGCTCGAAGCCAACCCCGGTTCTGTCGAAGCAGGCCGTTTCGCCGCCTACCGACAAGCCGGCGTTTCACGTGTCTCTATGGGAATTCAGGCGCTCAACGATTCAGATCTCAAGCGTTTGGGCCGCCTGCACTCTACTAAAGAGGCGTTGACGGCTTTCGACATCGCCCGCAATACGTTCGAACGGGTCAGTTTCGATCTTATCTATGGCCGTCAGGATCAGACCGCGGCCCAATGGGAAGCCGAGCTAAAGCAGGCTCTATCGCTTGCGATAGACCATATTTCGCTCTACCAACTGACCATCGAACAAGGCACCGCTTTCGATGACCGCTACGCCCGTGGCAAGCTGCGCGGCCTGCCCGACGAAGACTTGGGCGCGGATATGTTCACTCTGACACACGACATTTGCAACGATATGGGCATGCCCGCCTATGAGGTCTCAAATCACGCACGCGATGGCGCCCAATCGCGTCACAACCTGATCTACTGGCGCTATGGCGATTACATCGGTATCGGCCCCGGCGCGCACGGACGGCTGACGCTTGGCGGACAAAAACTAGCAACCGTCGCCTACAGCAATCCGCAACGGTGGCTTGATGGGGTCGCAAAAGGCGAAGCGGAGAAACCCCGCGCCGCCATCAGCCGAAGCGAACAGGCGACCGAGTTTCTCCTTATGGGTCTACGCCTGAAAGAAGGCGTCGATCTGGTTCGCTACGCCGATATCGCCGGGCATGAAATCGACGAAAAGGCGGTCGATCACCTGCAAGATATTGGCATGGCAAAGCGCGAAGGAGGCAGATTAACCGTGTCCGATCAAGGCGTTATAGTTCTAAACGCCGTGATCGAAACGCTTTTGCCCTAA
- a CDS encoding ParB/RepB/Spo0J family partition protein has protein sequence MADKQERKRGLGRGLSALMADVAETESVAAKGAAAAEQFVPIERIKPNPDQPRKRFEQEHLDDLAASIKEKGVIQPLIVRALDNGNFEIVAGERRWRASQIAKIHSLPVIVREFTDVEVLEVAIIENIQRADLNSVEEAAGYRQLMDKFGHTQEKMAEALGKSRSHIANLLRLLNLPDPVQEMVRQNELSAGHARALIPAKDPMKLAQQVIKGGLSVRATEALVKRDQAGERGNMVNKERLSQRSEKDADTQALEGDLSANLGMKVSLDHKPGQEAGKVTLHYTTLDQLDEICRLLGGS, from the coding sequence ATGGCAGATAAACAAGAGCGTAAACGGGGCCTTGGCCGGGGGCTTTCGGCACTGATGGCGGATGTAGCTGAGACAGAGAGCGTGGCCGCCAAGGGGGCCGCGGCGGCGGAGCAGTTCGTTCCGATTGAGCGGATCAAGCCGAACCCAGATCAGCCGCGTAAACGGTTTGAGCAAGAGCATCTGGACGATCTCGCCGCATCTATCAAGGAAAAGGGGGTCATTCAGCCCCTAATCGTGCGTGCGCTGGACAATGGCAACTTCGAGATCGTCGCTGGTGAGCGGCGCTGGCGGGCTTCGCAAATCGCGAAGATACATAGCCTTCCGGTTATTGTGCGCGAGTTCACCGATGTTGAAGTGCTCGAAGTTGCGATCATCGAAAACATCCAGCGGGCCGACCTGAACTCGGTCGAGGAAGCGGCGGGTTATCGTCAGCTGATGGATAAATTCGGGCACACGCAGGAGAAGATGGCAGAGGCGCTTGGCAAGAGCCGGAGCCATATTGCGAACCTTTTGCGTCTGTTGAACCTGCCAGATCCGGTGCAGGAAATGGTGCGTCAGAATGAATTGAGCGCGGGGCACGCGCGGGCGCTGATCCCGGCAAAGGACCCGATGAAATTGGCCCAGCAGGTCATCAAGGGTGGCCTTTCCGTGCGCGCAACCGAAGCGTTGGTCAAGAGAGATCAGGCTGGCGAGCGCGGTAATATGGTAAATAAAGAGCGCCTCTCGCAGCGCTCAGAGAAAGACGCCGATACTCAGGCGCTTGAAGGCGACCTGTCAGCTAACCTTGGTATGAAGGTTAGTTTGGACCATAAACCGGGCCAAGAAGCGGGTAAGGTGACGTTGCACTATACCACGCTTGACCAGTTGGACGAGATCTGCCGCCTGCTGGGCGGGTCTTAG
- a CDS encoding ParA family protein yields MSDLSRPAGPKIVAIANQKGGVGKTTTTINLAAALAEAGKRILVVDLDPQGNASTGLGIEVEDREFTTYDLLLDDSLPQDVIQRTETDGLLIVPATVDLSSADIELFSNEKRSFLLHDALRQPAMDQFEFDYILIDCPPSLNLLTVNAMIAAHSVLVPLQSEFFALEGLSQLMLTIREVRQSGNKDLRIEGVLLTMYDRRNNLSQQVESDARSNLGDLVFQTVIPRNVRVSEAPSFAMPVLSYDPTSKGAQAYRDLAAELTRNNG; encoded by the coding sequence GTGTCTGACCTATCTCGTCCGGCTGGACCGAAAATTGTTGCTATTGCGAACCAAAAGGGCGGCGTTGGCAAGACCACAACCACGATCAACCTCGCGGCAGCGCTTGCAGAGGCGGGCAAGCGAATCCTCGTTGTCGATCTTGACCCGCAGGGGAACGCCTCTACCGGGCTTGGGATCGAAGTAGAGGATCGAGAGTTCACGACCTATGATCTTTTGCTTGACGACAGCTTGCCGCAGGATGTCATCCAGCGCACTGAAACGGACGGATTACTTATCGTTCCCGCGACGGTGGACCTCAGTTCTGCGGATATTGAGCTTTTCTCGAATGAGAAAAGGAGCTTCCTACTTCACGATGCGCTGCGGCAACCGGCAATGGATCAGTTTGAGTTCGACTATATTCTGATCGACTGCCCGCCATCTCTCAACCTACTGACAGTAAACGCAATGATCGCGGCGCATTCTGTTCTCGTGCCGCTTCAGAGCGAGTTTTTTGCGCTGGAGGGTCTTTCCCAGCTTATGCTTACGATCCGCGAAGTGCGGCAGAGCGGGAATAAAGATCTGAGGATCGAGGGCGTGCTTCTTACGATGTATGATAGGCGGAATAACCTGTCGCAGCAGGTTGAAAGTGATGCGCGTTCAAACCTTGGAGATCTCGTGTTCCAGACCGTCATCCCGCGGAATGTTCGGGTAAGCGAAGCGCCAAGTTTTGCGATGCCCGTTTTGAGTTACGATCCTACTTCGAAAGGGGCCCAAGCCTACCGCGATTTGGCGGCAGAGCTAACGAGAAACAATGGTTAA
- the rsmG gene encoding 16S rRNA (guanine(527)-N(7))-methyltransferase RsmG: MTIENALNVSRETFDKLAAFAELVRKWNPKINLVSKNSLDDLWQRHILDSVQVFELAEGEGHWVDLGSGGGFPGIVVAILNQEAQNFQVTMVESDQRKCAFLRTAIRELGLTALVKTERIEQLDGLGADILSARALADLTQLLDFTELHLNSDGTALFPKGQNWRSEDSDAKQVWAYALEAVESKTNPTAAILKIKDITRV, translated from the coding sequence ATGACGATAGAGAACGCCCTGAATGTTTCACGTGAAACATTTGACAAGCTGGCAGCTTTCGCTGAGCTAGTGCGAAAATGGAATCCGAAGATCAATTTGGTTTCCAAAAACAGCTTGGATGATCTCTGGCAACGTCATATCCTCGATTCCGTACAGGTTTTCGAACTTGCTGAGGGCGAGGGCCATTGGGTTGATCTTGGCAGCGGCGGAGGGTTTCCGGGAATCGTGGTTGCGATTCTCAATCAAGAAGCGCAGAATTTTCAAGTGACCATGGTCGAGAGTGATCAACGAAAATGCGCGTTTCTCCGTACCGCAATACGGGAACTTGGCCTGACCGCTTTAGTCAAAACCGAGAGAATCGAACAGTTGGATGGCCTTGGAGCCGATATATTGTCGGCACGGGCTCTTGCTGATTTGACGCAGCTTCTGGACTTCACTGAACTTCATCTGAATTCTGACGGTACCGCGCTCTTTCCCAAGGGACAGAATTGGCGAAGTGAAGACAGTGATGCTAAGCAAGTCTGGGCCTACGCGCTCGAAGCCGTAGAGAGCAAAACCAATCCGACTGCCGCTATTTTGAAGATTAAGGATATCACTCGTGTCTGA